A window of Thermococcus sp. M39 genomic DNA:
ACCCTAGTTCCCACCACCTGTGAAGTTGTATAATCTATCCAGATTCACGGCCAGAATCGCCCCTAAAATCCTGACAGCCAAGCCCTTCAAACTAACAGTCCAGCTGGGTCTTAACAGAAAAGCATCTAGCTTCGAAAACAGCGTTTCAATCCTCCTCCTGAAATCAGACAGGAACCTGTAAAACTTCTTCTCCCCCAGACTACTAATCTGATTCTCCCGCTTTACTGGAACATAAACAACGCCAAACCGCAGGAATTCCTCCTCAAGCTCCCTGCTGACATACCCCTTATCCAAAAACAGAAAACAACCAGTGAACTTCTCAACAATTCCCCAGAACTTCTCCCTGACAACACTCACATCATGCTTATTCGCTGGATCAATGGACAGTAAGGCCAAGAGATTCCCATCAGAATAACAGGTCAGCTTGTAACCGTAGTAGTGCTTTTTTTAGACGGGACAAAACCAACCGCAGGTTTTCCAGTTATGATCTCTGAAGAACCCTTCTTCTCCTTCCTGTTTTTTCTGGCTAACTCCTTGGTCTGAATGGGCTTCGAGTCCAGTATT
This region includes:
- a CDS encoding IS982 family transposase (programmed frameshift), which gives rise to MVVLSFHREILIIKSEIYPIVSKHYPKNTRREVISLYDLITFAILTHLHFNGVYKHAFRVLIEEMKLFPKIRYNKLTERLNRHEKLLLLAQEELFKKHAREYVRILDSKPIQTKELARKNRKEKKGSSEIITGKPAVGFVPSKKSNYYGYKLTCYSDGNLLALLSIDPANKHDVSVVREKFWGIVEKFTGCFLFLDKGYVSRELEEEFLRFGVVYVPVKRENQISSLGEKKFYRFLSDFRRRIETLFSKLDAFLLRPSWTVSLKGLAVRILGAILAVNLDRLYNFTGGGN